From a region of the Saccharomycodes ludwigii strain NBRC 1722 chromosome VII, whole genome shotgun sequence genome:
- the ZIM17 gene encoding Zim17p (similar to Saccharomyces cerevisiae YNL310C | ZIM17 | ZInc finger Motif protein of 17 kDa) gives MIRQRFSNWGLNKYFFKKNVWSTSAFLRTKVISTITVTPFRTLSTTNALYNDNGNNLKKKNQIGQIKIDKPMMMIAFTCKKCGTRSSHQMSKQAYTKGTVAIQCPGCKNRHLIADHLKIFHDNKINIQTLLKAKGEHVSTDVNDLVFEDIPDSLKNVIGHLAKDSPKNATNKGKQCGTKDAVDTEVHTLPPKNG, from the coding sequence ATGATTAGACAAAGATTTAGTAATTGGGGTCTAAACAAatactttttcaaaaaaaatgtctgGTCAACAAGTGCATTTTTAAGAACTAAGGTAATTAGTACTATCACTGTTACACCCTTTCGTACATTGTCCACAACTAATGCTTTATATAATGACAACGgaaataatttgaaaaaaaaaaaccaaattgGACAAATTAAGATAGACAAACCTATGATGATGATTGCTTTCACTTGCAAGAAGTGCGGAACGAGATCATCTCACCAAATGTCTAAGCAAGCGTACACAAAGGGAACAGTAGCCATACAATGTCCTGGTTGCAAAAATAGACATTTAATTGCAGATCATTTAAAGATATTtcatgataataaaattaacatACAAACTTTATTAAAGGCCAAAGGTGAACATGTTTCTACCGATGTTAATGATTTAGTATTCGAGGATATTCCTGattctttgaaaaatgtTATTGGTCATTTGGCTAAAGATTCGCCAAAGAATGCAACAAACAAGGGAAAGCAGTGTGGCACTAAAGATGCTGTTGATACTGAAGTTCATACCTTACCACCTAAAAATGGATag
- the STB1 gene encoding Stb1p (similar to Saccharomyces cerevisiae YNL309W | STB1 | Sin Three Binding protein (paralog of YOL131W | putative protein of unknown function)), translating into MAHPYTSNLSPEKEKEIADKIIQRAELARMTRQLKVGLSKVQSPKKAAIKQQQQMLMSKEFPLKRRKQDVNMINSKEVTKNYDHDYENNLSPLKKFKHFKRRNSGCTNDDVGTLNDYNNGTYNGINNNNNNSNNNNNNRSRVNSIVNISSNNSNDLPSFQFPPSTPKRNNGNKTTKTKKDQRNNNTVTGDGRVDHNSDNNSNNIEITDNNDNLDNEDDTQDLSDLGADLLMYLASSPYSTMKQPEYTNILNDNNNTNNNTNIIPMTPLRVDGNSKASTKMKKKEIKQNGTSSISDNIENTDDTEEEEERKEEKEKEEEKEATRVNYNNFMKNATPGGNNSNEFDSPSVYTQLMMSSPTRNAQLISTVPETPGMANTSNNNERKRNNSMNNNCGTTNNTTNNNNNNSNNIKTENNKINDNQNDNTSNNGTNKVFPAEDYKNNVKNGKNNISKNKNKNDTKEKDGNLPINDMISLSDTPNVKYNTISNTTVTNTNTDGEASERSKRNNSIEDNNGTLLLPPKSTNTIVPVTTTTSINNKISKFASPKTPRTRFDTGLGVTSTSTGITPFLLKTPNFNMGDYMHNLFSPSPRITTSIMGNGIVPNAATSTVTSMALNTNSNNNVNNNSGINNNNSNGNNNNSINDTT; encoded by the coding sequence ATGGCTCATCCATATACCTCAAATCTATCTCccgaaaaggaaaaagaaatagcTGACAAAATCATTCAAAGAGCAGAATTAGCTAGAATGACAAGACAATTAAAGGTGGGCTTAAGTAAAGTACAATCACCGAAAAAAGCAGCTATTaaacagcagcaacaaaTGTTAATGTCCAAAGAATTCCCCttaaaaagaaggaaacAAGATGTTAATATGATAAATAGTAAAGAAGTAACCAAAAATTATGATCATGATTATGAGAATAATCTTTCtcctttgaaaaaatttaaacacTTTAAGCGTAGGAATAGTGGTTGTACTAATGATGATGTAGGAACTTTAaatgattataataatggtacttataatggtattaacaataataataataatagtaataataataataataatagaagtCGAGTTAATAGCATTGTTAACattagtagtaataatagcaatgatTTACCATCCTTCCAATTTCCTCCCTCAACaccaaaaagaaacaatggtaataaaactacaaaaacgaaaaaggatcaaagaaataataacactgTTACCGGAGATGGGAGAGTAGATCATAatagtgataataatagcaacaaTATAGAAATAACggataataatgacaattTGGATAATGAGGATGATACACAAGATTTGTCCGACTTAGGTGCAGATTTGTTAATGTATTTAGCGTCTAGTCCATATAGTACAATGAAACAGCCCGAGTATACGAATATTctaaatgataataataatacgaataacaatactaatattattccAATGACTCCTTTAAGAGTAGATGGCAATAGCAAAGCATCAAcgaaaatgaagaaaaaggaaattaaaCAGAATGGCACATCTTCTATCTCTGATAATATAGAAAATACTGATGACacagaagaggaagaagaaagaaaagaagagaaagaaaaggaagaagaaaaggaagCTACACGAGTAAACTACAATAACTTTATGAAAAATGCGACTCCTGGTGGCAACAATAGTAATGAATTTGATTCACCTTCCGTTTACACACAGCTGATGATGTCTTCTCCTACAAGAAATGCACAATTAATATCTACTGTTCCTGAGACACCAGGTATGGCTAatactagtaataataatgaacgCAAACGGAATAATAGTATGAATAATAACTGTGGTACAACTAATAACaccaccaataataacaataacaatagcaataatattaagactgaaaataataaaattaatgataatCAAAATGATAACACTAGTAATAACGGTactaataaagtttttccCGCAGAagattataaaaacaatgtcaagaatggaaaaaataatattagtaagaataaaaataaaaatgatacgaaagaaaaagatggTAATTTGCCAATAAATGATATGATTTCATTGTCTGATACTCCTAatgttaaatataatacaaTTTCTAACACTACAGTCACCAATACAAATACAGATGGTGAAGCATCGGAACGTAGTAAGagaaataatagtattgaAGATAACAATGGaactttattattgccACCCAAATCTACCAATACAATTGTAcctgttactaccactactagtattaacaacaaaatctCTAAATTCGCTTCTCCTAAAACGCCAAGAACAAGGTTCGACACTGGATTAGGTGTTACATCGACTTCGACTGGTATTACAccctttttattaaagacGCCTAATTTTAACATGGGTGATTATATGCATAATTTGTTTAGTCCTAGTCCTAGGATAACAACATCAATAATGGGTAACGGTATTGTTCCTAACGCGGCCACTAGTACAGTTACTTCAATGGCACTTAAtactaatagtaataataatgttaataataatagtggtattaataacaataatagtaatggtaataataataatagtataaaTGATACTACTTGA
- the ALR1 gene encoding Mg(2+) transporter ALR1 (similar to Saccharomyces cerevisiae YOL130W | ALR1 | ALuminum Resistance): MANSSVSSISILTDISSTDSDDAVLSSNESLNSLKTEEHNELYDHREQNYSVLPSDENHHNNLDDTNAIENNGANNNKPTIQSTASTRVPSFKLNKPSLEKKNSSTGRNVTSSATNNPTSNNNLANNNNSTTSITAGVNTNNGSNLNVSKKKSRSNSHESSILLFPILNQLTKTNTNASVLTGISNKKKGNNNLNRRNSMETSDSRDSQETEEDVCFPMIQYQHERINGIDFDELEEFAQEEIRFNNLQQAKINNNPVMYSPVSKPQEHVLETIKTNSSSTSVSSSVSKAALRYTPRDALNYQQQYFPPTSASAVIVEDKDNAKHSKFSKRFNMNKSGSTVANNNNTGLDKNGVSFGLNKVEQEYDDDDEEHNLGSNKTYTKASISLENPGNHLSSLHNDSKLSSAAPGTASSPLTSDGIPTSLSPNQPIVNNDNFLHYTVPDRFSFFSSDMEETVHSPSISSLLTNSNATSFRKLFNDGEPTWWLDCICPTDEEMKCISKCFGIHPLTAEDIRMQESREKVELFKSYYFVCFNTFESDNESEDFLEPINVYIVVFRSGVLTFHFGPEISHCSNVRRRVRQLRDYVDVNSDWICYALIDDITDGFAPVIQNIEYEADMIEDSVFIARDLNFAEMLQRIGESRRKTMTLMRLLSGKADVIKMFAKRCQDESKGIGPALTSQINIANLSEKQQSNQQCSSSPRSDIALYLGDIQDHVLTMYQNLLSYEKIFSRSHSNYLAQLQVESFNSNNKVTEILGKVTVLGTMLVPLNLITGLFGMNVRVPGDDQRTFGWFFGILGVIILVVLSAVFISNYWLNHMEAPQTLNEAAISGARSVISKSMLSGIFNKKDKKPLSANSNRNANSIGLSQLGKSTINTNTGLGLKYARQNKCKSSKSINSLPSKLTRYD; encoded by the coding sequence ATGGCTAATTCAAGTGttagtagtattagtattctTACAGATATTTCTTCAACAGATTCAGATGACGCGGTTTTATCATCAAACGAATCATTAAATTCCTTAAAAACTGAGGAACATAATGAATTGTACGATCATAGAGAACAAAACTATAGTGTACTACCAAGCGATGAGAATCATCACAATAATCTGGATGATACTAATGCCATTGAAAACAATGGTgccaataacaataaaccTACTATACAAAGCACAGCTAGTACTAGGGTACCCAGTTTCAAATTGAACAAACCAagtttagaaaaaaaaaatagttcCACTGGGCGTAATGTTACTTCTTCTGCCACAAATAATCCTACCAGCAATAACAATTtggctaataataataacagtacaACTTCTATTACGGCTGGTGTCAATACCAATAATGGTAGTAATTTGAatgtttccaaaaaaaaatcacgAAGTAATTCACACGAATCGTCTATTTTACTTTTCCCCATTTTAAACCAATTGACCAAAACTAATACAAATGCTAGTGTCTTGACTGgtattagtaataaaaaaaaaggtaacaATAACTTGAATAGAAGAAATTCTATGGAAACCAGCGATTCAAGAGACTCCCAGGAAACTGAAGAAGATGTTTGTTTCCCCATGATTCAATACCAACATGAACGTATTAATGGAATTGATTTTGACGAGCTGGAAGAGTTTGCACAAGAAGAAATcagatttaataatttacaaCAAgccaaaattaataataacccTGTTATGTATTCTCCCGTCAGCAAACCTCAGGAACATGTTTTGGAAACCATCAAAACAAATTCCTCTTCCACTTCTGTTTCCTCTTCTGTCTCCAAAGCGGCTTTAAGATATACACCACGTGATGCTTTAAATTACCAGCAACAATATTTCCCACCCACCTCTGCCTCCGCTGTTATAGTGGAAGACAAAGACAATGCCAAGCATAGTAAATTTTCCAAGAGATTCAATATGAATAAATCGGGAAGTACTGtagctaataataataatactggtTTGGACAAAAATGGGGTTTCTTTTGGATTGAATAAAGTAGAACAAGaatatgatgatgatgacgaaGAACATAATTTGGGGAGTAATAAAACATATACCAAAGCGTCGATTAGTTTGGAAAATCCTGGTAACCATTTGAGTTCTCTCCACAATGACAGTAAGTTATCAAGTGCCGCACCTGGCACTGCTTCTTCTCCATTGACATCCGATGGCATCCCAACATCGCTGTCACCAAACCAACCAATTGTTAATAATGACaattttcttcattatACTGTTCCTGATagattttcatttttctctAGCGATATGGAGGAGACTGTCCATTCTCCAAGCATTTCATCCTTATTGACTAATTCAAATGCGACATCCTTTcgtaaattatttaatgatGGTGAGCCTACCTGGTGGTTAGATTGTATTTGTCCTACAGATGAAGAGATGAAGTGTATTTCGAAATGTTTTGGTATCCATCCCTTGACAGCTGAAGATATCCGTATGCAAGAATCCAGAGAAAAAGTGGAACTCTTCAAATcctattattttgtttgtttcaACACTTTTGAAAGCGATAATGAGAGTGAAGATTTCTTGGAACCTATTAATGTATACATCGTTGTGTTTCGCAGTGGTGTATTGACTTTCCATTTTGGACCTGAAATATCGCATTGTTCCAATGTAAGAAGGAGAGTTCGTCAACTAAGAGACTATGTTGATGTCAACTCTGATTGGATATGTTATGCCTTGATTGATGATATCACTGATGGTTTTGCGCCTGTTATTCAGAACATTGAATATGAAGCTGATATGATTGAAGATTCAGTATTTATTGCCAGGGATTTAAATTTTGCTGAAATGTTACAAAGAATTGGTGAGAGTAGACGTAAAACAATGACGTTAATGCGTTTGTTGTCTGGAAAGGCAGATGTTATCAAAATGTTTGCTAAAAGATGCCAAGATGAATCTAAAGGGATTGGACCAGCGTTGACTTCACAAATAAACATTGCAAATTTATCTGAAAAACAGCAATCTAATCAGCAatgttcttcttctccaAGATCCGATATCGCCTTGTATTTAGGTGATATTCAAGATCATGTTTTGACAATGTatcaaaatttattatcttaTGAGAAGATTTTTTCGAGATCACACTCTAATTATTTGGCCCAATTGCAAGTTGAATCTTTCAATTCCAATAACAAGGTCACTGAAATTTTGGGTAAAGTTACTGTGTTGGGTACAATGTTAGTTCCTTTAAACTTAATCACGGGTTTGTTTGGGATGAATGTTCGTGTTCCCGGTGATGACCAACGGACTTTTGGTTGGTTTTTCGGTATTCTTGGTGTCATTATACTGGTTGTGCTTTCTGCTGTTTTCATTTCCAATTATTGGTTGAATCATATGGAAGCACCACAAACCTTAAATGAAGCTGCCATTAGTGGTGCGAGATCGGTGATTTCCAAATCAATGCTTTCCggtattttcaataaaaaagacaaaaaaccTTTGTCTGCTAACAGCAATAGAAATGCCAATTCCATTGGTTTAAGTCAGCTTGGTAAGTCTACtattaataccaatacTGGGCTAGGTTTGAAATATGCACGTCAAAACAAGTGCAAATCTTCTAAATCTATTAATAGTTTGCCGAGTAAGTTAACGAGATATGACTAA
- the KRI1 gene encoding Kri1p (similar to Saccharomyces cerevisiae YNL308C | KRI1 | KRR1-Interacting protein), with product MPRRKSKKSVENQTVEEEEQAFPSDASSTSEEEDDFGELITEEVESNINKVLTAIKSKDPSLFDSKVKFFEEPEVAVSKMEEQKPKHKPIYLKDYHRMNLLSGTANDDDDTENVEKPKTYIEEQYENKREILDEINKQFHNNSSDTNESADDEEDFLTKKKPEPSESKRKTVVLPDPEKEGEEHFLNEFLQQQAWIPKNGEKTANGVIVEGIEDDEEFDNAVEKFENAYNFRYEDPTSSEIISYARNQATLRRSQTSSRRTKRDLQKEEKTKKNDIFDKKLQKKKLEKIHQVNDVIENLQKEYGQKINPELVEKITNTLMHGDFDNSSWDAVIGELFNDDFYSGKGKPEWGPDDEIMGEFYQDDEEKENQEQEATIEDEPKKSQRKSKLEEKREKKKQKKEIQDSIDNAIEKNKLLLIDEVREEEEKENNEKRGRSKNKDTETKFKYREVSPESFGLTTKEIFAADDTALNDYVSLKKFAPYRAKNLRDKDKRKVTKSKRVREWRKKVFKNEAGLTDNDNIISLPIDSEKQRENDEDLIEQHEQNKKHKTGKKKHRHHKKK from the coding sequence ATGCCAAGGAGAAAGTCAAAGAAATCCGTTGAAAATCAAACAGTCGAAGAGGAAGAACAAGCTTTCCCTTCTGACGCTTCATCTACTTCagaagaggaagatgaTTTTGGCGAGCTAATCACAGAAGAAGTTGAaagtaatattaataaagttttaacTGCAATTAAATCTAAAGACCCCAGTCTTTTCGATAGTAaagtaaaattttttgaagaaCCAGAAGTTGCCGTCAGTAAAATGGAGGAACAAAAGCCTAAACACAAACCAATTTACTTAAAGGATTACCACAGAATGAATTTGTTATCTGGCACTGcaaatgatgatgatgatactGAGAATGTGGAAAAACCAAAAACTTATATTGAAGAACAAtatgaaaacaaaaggGAAATTTTGGACGAAATTAATAAGCAATTTCATAACAATTCAAGTGATACTAATGAATCAGCTGATGATGAGGAAGATTTCTTGACCAAGAAGAAACCAGAGCCATCTGAATCCAAAAGGAAAACCGTTGTTTTACCTGATCCAGAAAAGGAGGGCGAAGAACATTTTTTGAACGAGTttttacaacaacaagCTTGGATTCCCAAAAATGGGGAAAAGACTGCGAATGGTGTTATAGTGGAAGGGATTGAGGACGACGAAGAATTTGATAATGCAGTAGAAAAGTTTGAAAACGCTTATAATTTTAGATATGAAGATCCAACTAGTTCAGAAATCATATCTTATGCTAGAAATCAAGCTACTTTAAGAAGATCACAAACATCTTCTCGTAGAACAAAGAGAGATTTgcaaaaagaagaaaagacaaaaaaaaatgacatCTTTGATAAGAAattacagaaaaaaaaattagaaaagatACATCAAGTTAATGATGTCATCGAAAACCTACAAAAGGAATATGGCCAGAAAATTAATCCCGAATTGGtagaaaaaattaccaaCACCTTGATGCATGGTGATTTTGATAATTCTTCCTGGGATGCTGTTATCGGTGAATTGTTTAATGATGATTTTTATAGCGGAAAAGGTAAGCCTGAGTGGGGTCCAGATGACGAAATAATGGGGGAATTTTATCAAGATGACGAGGAAAAAGAGAATCAAGAACAAGAAGCCACAATAGAAGATGAACCTAAAAAATCACaaagaaaatcaaaattggaggaaaaaagagaaaagaaaaaacaaaagaaagaaatacAGGATTCTATAGATAACgctattgaaaaaaataaattactGTTAATTGATGAAGTTagagaagaggaagaaaaagaaaacaacgAAAAGAGGGGTagatctaaaaataaagatacaGAAACAAAATTCAAGTATCGAGAAGTCTCTCCAGAATCTTTTGGTCTAACAACTAAAGAAATTTTTGCTGCTGACGATACTGCTTTGAATGATTATGTTAgtctaaaaaaatttgctCCATACAGAGCTAAAAACTTAAGAGATAAAGATAAGAGAAAGGTAACTAAATCTAAAAGAGTTAGGGAATGGAggaaaaaagttttcaaaaatgaAGCTGGGTTGACAGATAATGACAACATAATCTCATTACCTATAGATAGCGAAAAGCAAAGAGAAAACGATGAAGATTTAATAGAACAGCATGAACAAAATAAGAAACATAAAACAGGCAAGAAAAAACATCGtcatcataaaaaaaagtga
- the VPS68 gene encoding Vps68p (similar to Saccharomyces cerevisiae YOL129W | VPS68 | Vacuolar Protein Sorting), whose amino-acid sequence MNDPLNGSTRNLFNVPKWIIPRSKNFHSWCTYLSGALFASSILFFLDSLIYSHRVNASDIVSVTFTEWIPMICSTLGMIIINSVDKSNLTVVSSSSATGGLLSGGGGGISIGGNGGGNSNLLGQLRIVLFLGFALLAGGCSGSIVVLIVKYIQRDITEYPTLGMGVDNVIANMLILLSCVVLWVAQTINFEDEYNYALTL is encoded by the coding sequence atgaacgACCCTCTTAACGGTAGCACAAGAAATCTATTCAACGTTCCAAAATGGATCATACCTAGATCAAAGAACTTCCACAGTTGGTGTACCTACCTTAGTGGTGCGCTATTCGCTTCaagtatattattttttttagatagTTTAATCTATTCGCATAGAGTTAATGCTAGTGATATCGTATCTGTCACATTTACAGAATGGATTCCAATGATTTGTTCTACATTGGGTATGATAATTATCAATTCTGTGGACAAAAGCAATTTAACAGTTGTGTCGTCCTCTTCTGCAACAGGTGGCTTACTaagtggtggtggtggtggcaTTTCTATTGGTGGCAACGGTGGGGGTAATTCAAATCTGTTGGGACAATTACgtattgttttgtttttaggTTTTGCTCTTTTGGCTGGAGGGTGCAGTGGGAGTATTGTAGTTTTGATAGTTAAATATATTCAGAGAGATATTACGGAATATCCAACTCTAGGCATGGGTGTTGATAATGTCATAGCCAATATGTTAATTCTATTAAGTTGTGTTGTTTTATGGGTTGCGCAAACTATTAATTTTGAGGATGAATATAATTACGCATTAACATTGTAA
- the MCK1 gene encoding serine/threonine/tyrosine protein kinase MCK1 (similar to Saccharomyces cerevisiae YNL307C | MCK1 | Meiosis and Centromere regulatory Kinase (paralog of YOL128C | YGK3)): MSQQQQQNITTNNATTTTVNSKSFDEYIAKDVTSNRTHESRQMIIKEYKKIGHGAFGTVVQAYLTPDNSSWYGPFAIKKVPAQTEYKSRELDILRITDHPNIVRLEYYYTHTPPDARNTLFLYLAMECLPETLQLEIHRYTSNSLQLPLKHIKLYTYQIARGMLYLHSLGICHRDIKPSNILVDPQNGILKICDFGSAKKLEPHQPSISYICSRFYRAPELIIGCTQYTTQIDIWGLGCVMGEMLIGHAIFQGEEPLLQLREIAKLLGPPDKKFIFFSNPAYDGPLYSKPLFTGKSNSKFEKYFGHAGVDGVDLLMKVLRYEPERRLSPRRIMAHPFFDELRQELYFFPRGNSQPKHLPELFNFSHYELQVIGPELINSILPHND, encoded by the coding sequence ATGAgccaacaacaacagcaaaacATTACTACCAATAACGCTACCACTACCACAGTTAATAGTAAATCCTTCGATGAATATATAGCCAAGGATGTAACATCTAATAGGACCCATGAGTCCCGccaaatgataataaaagaatacaaaaaaattggtcATGGTGCCTTTGGGACTGTTGTACAGGCTTATCTAACACCAGACAACTCTAGTTGGTATGGTCCGTttgctattaaaaaagtacCTGCTCAAACTGAATATAAATCTAGAGAACTAGATATTTTGAGAATTACTGATCACCCGAATATAGTGAGATtagaatattattatacacACACCCCACCAGATGCAAGAAAtacattgtttttatatttggcAATGGAGTGTTTACCTGAAACTTTACAACTGGAAATTCACAGGTATACTTCGAATAGTTTACAGTTACCATTAAAACATATTAAATTGTACACTTATCAAATAGCAAGAGGCATGCTATATTTGCATTCTCTTGGAATATGTCATCGTGATATTAAACCTTCTAACATTTTAGTTGACCCTCAAAACGGTATTTTGAAGATTTGTGATTTTGGCAGTgccaaaaaattagaacCTCATCAACCTAGTATAAGTTACATATGTTCTAGGTTTTATAGAGCTCCAGAATTAATTATTGGATGCACTCAGTATACTACTCAAATTGATATTTGGGGATTAGGCTGTGTAATGGGAGAAATGCTTATAGGTCATGCTATTTTCCAAGGGGAAGAACCCTTATTACAATTAAGAGAAATTGCTAAATTATTGGGCCCACCagacaaaaaatttatattttttagtaATCCTGCATACGATGGTCCCCTTTATAGCAAGCCATTATTCACTGGAAAATCCAACTCcaaatttgaaaagtaCTTTGGACATGCTGGTGTGGATGGTGTTGATTTATTGATGAAAGTTTTGCGTTACGAGCCAGAACGTAGACTATCTCCTCGCCGTATAATGGCACATCCTTTTTTCGATGAGTTGAGACAAGAGTTGTATTTTTTCCCCAGAGGAAATTCTCAGCCTAAGCATTTACCTGagttatttaatttttctcaTTATGAGCTTCAAGTCATTGGTCCTGAACTAATTAATTCCATTTTACCTCATAATGATTGA
- a CDS encoding uncharacterized protein (similar to Saccharomyces cerevisiae YLR046C | putative membrane protein (paralog of YGR213C | RTA1)), protein MSSNTTDTSSNKNAMYSSALNYSIGPAILFVILFAISFVLLLAILISKYKSLKNMTRNNQEVCNDEAPYCKTTTNGYSDVLNKSISTPLFKKAAKFILLQWPIILGCGLEFGSFVSRIVWIKNEDNIPAFIVQIIFGLVGPGMFASSIHLSFTRMVEILDCYEVVLKGLPSFCARWINRDDGIRIFILSQQISNILLAVGGGISSNQDNVVQGKDLIITGLFLLLAIFSLFLYTLLHFKLNYEPIVQSTTNSFIREIINYSIIGMGTSAILIMIRSIIRIVEFFMGANGYILRHQWFLYVFDSTLMFLIVVIFIITLFFKYNVINLLLEYKSFNKENDITNEVRDDTATYSDESESKMQG, encoded by the coding sequence ATGTCAAGTAATACTACCGATACAAgttcaaataaaaacgcAATGTATTCTTCAGCTCTAAATTATTCAATAGGTCCAGCTATCCTATtcgttattttatttgcaatcagttttgttttattgcTAGCTATTTTGATTTCCAAAtataaatcattaaaaaatatgacaAGGAACAATCAAGAAGTGTGCAATGATGAGGCTCCCTACTGCAAAACTACTACAAATGGCTATTCTGACGTTCTCAACAAAAGTATTAGTACTCCACTATTTAAGAAAGCTGCAAAATTTATCCTACTACAATGGCCTATTATTCTTGGTTGTGGTTTAGAATTTGGCTCTTTTGTAAGTAGAATAGTTTGGATTAAAAATGAGGATAACATCCCAGCCTTCATTGTCCAAATTATTTTCGGTTTAGTCGGACCAGGTATGTTTGCTTCTTCGATTCATTTAAGTTTTACTCGTATGGTTGAGATTTTAGATTGTTACGAAGTAGTATTGAAAGGGTTACCATCTTTTTGCGCACGCTGGATCAATAGAGATGATGGCATTAGAATATTTATTCTCAGCCAGCAAATtagtaatatattattagcGGTTGGTGGTGGTATTTCATCTAACCAGGACAATGTTGTACAAGGTaaagatttaataattacaggtttatttttattacttgctattttttctttatttttatacacGCTATTGCATTTTAAACTAAATTATGAACCAATTGTTCAATCCACTACAAACTCTTTTATTCgtgaaattattaattacaGTATTATTGGAATGGGCACCTCTGCTATTTTGATTATGATCAGATCTATTATTAGAATTGTAGAATTTTTTATGGGTGCCAATGGTTACATTCTTAGACATCAATGGTTTTTATACGTTTTTGATTCTACGttgatgtttttaattgttgtaATCTTTATCATTAcgttatttttcaaatacaaTGTTATCAATCTACTCCTTGAATATAAAAGctttaataaagaaaatgatataACCAATGAGGTTAGGGATGACACCGCTACCTATTCAGATGAAAGTGAAAGTAAAATGCAGGGGtaa